The Amblyomma americanum isolate KBUSLIRL-KWMA chromosome 6, ASM5285725v1, whole genome shotgun sequence genome has a window encoding:
- the LOC144094686 gene encoding (3R)-3-hydroxyacyl-CoA dehydrogenase-like encodes MALIGRLALVTGGTSGIGAAVCHALAADGATLIVAGKQLDAARGVAASLPGEHNHFALPVDIRCSSSVERLFKAVAEIPLPLSILVNCAGMIRTAPLVDTTDELFDDVVGVNLRGTFLMTREASRRMTSPSNVLPKGGGAIVNVASIIAKIGACHSIAYVAAKAGVVGLTKTAAQELAPQGIRCNAVLPGWTDTPMTATLPKEYKVLNDNMTPLGRSAQPCEVAQAIKFLCSPNNSSFITGAALEVTGGYGM; translated from the exons ATGGCTCTCATCGGACGGCTGGCTCTGGTTACGGGAGGAACGAGCGGCATTGGCGCAGCTGTGTGCCACGCATTGGCCGCCGACGGAGCCACCCTGATCGTCGCTGGCAAACAGCTGGATGCTGCGAGAGGCGTGGCCGCATCGCTACCAG GCGAACATAACCACTTTGCCCTGCCTGTGGACATCCGCTGTTCTTCGTCCGTGGAACGTCTCTTCAAAGCCGTTGCAGAGATTCCTCTGCCGCTCAGCATCCTCGTCAACTGCGCCGGCATGATCCGTACGGCTCCTCTCGTCGACACCACCGACGAGCTCTTCGATGACGTCGTCGGTGTCAATCTCAGG GGAACTTTCCTGATGACGCGCGAAGCCAGCCGTCGCATGACCAGCCCTAGCAACGTTTTGCCAAAAGGGGGTGGCGCCATCGTAAATGTGGCCAGCATCATTGCCAAGATCGGCGCTTGCCACAGCATCGCATACGTAGCAGCCAAGGCCGGCGTCGTGGGCCTCACCAAGACGGCGGCCCAGGAACTAGCGCCCCAAGGCATTCGTTGCAACGCAGTGCTACCCGGCTGGACGGATACCCCTATGACTGCCACGTTGCCCAAAGAGTACAAGGTGCTGAACGACAACATGACTCCTCTTGGGAGGTCTGCTCAGCCCTGCGAGGTTGCCCAGGCGATCAAGTTCCTTTGTTCGCCCAACAACAGTTCCTTTATAACGGGCGCCGCGCTCGAGGTCACCGGAGGATACGGCATGTGA